One part of the Corynebacterium sp. CNCTC7651 genome encodes these proteins:
- the modA gene encoding molybdate ABC transporter substrate-binding protein, producing the protein MNNTQRTAAALAAAAGLAACGAPAPQDLTVFGAASTRVLNEDLQALSGPELVFVNAGSADLLQQLAAGAPGDVLITADAATMERAVAAGVAEHPRVVATNTLVLVVPKGNPAGIARVEDAAGPGVSLVICDAQVPCGAATRTLAAANNLQLNPVSLEHSVTDTLGKVVSAEADAGFVYATDAAAAGGAVEVIEIPHAAEHRNELVAAIATTTTTDRAAAEAFVELLLSDAARNIWSSHGFTPAG; encoded by the coding sequence GTGAACAACACCCAGCGCACCGCCGCCGCGCTCGCAGCCGCCGCCGGCCTCGCTGCCTGCGGCGCACCGGCGCCGCAGGATTTGACGGTGTTCGGGGCGGCGTCGACACGCGTGCTCAACGAGGACCTGCAGGCTCTATCGGGCCCGGAGCTGGTGTTTGTCAACGCCGGCTCGGCCGACCTGCTGCAGCAGCTCGCGGCGGGCGCGCCCGGCGATGTGCTCATCACCGCGGACGCCGCGACCATGGAAAGGGCCGTCGCCGCCGGCGTAGCCGAACATCCGCGGGTGGTTGCAACGAACACGCTGGTCTTGGTGGTGCCGAAGGGCAACCCGGCCGGCATCGCCCGGGTGGAGGACGCAGCCGGCCCCGGCGTGAGCCTGGTGATCTGCGATGCGCAGGTCCCCTGCGGCGCCGCCACCCGAACGCTGGCGGCCGCGAACAACCTGCAGCTCAATCCGGTCTCGCTGGAACACAGCGTGACCGACACCCTGGGCAAAGTGGTTTCTGCTGAAGCGGACGCGGGCTTCGTCTACGCCACGGACGCGGCCGCCGCGGGTGGTGCCGTCGAGGTCATCGAGATCCCCCACGCCGCCGAGCACCGCAACGAACTGGTTGCCGCCATAGCCACCACCACCACCACCGACCGCGCCGCCGCCGAAGCCTTCGTGGAGCTGCTGCTTTCCGACGCCGCCCGCAACATCTGGTCCTCCCACGGCTTCACCCCGGCTGGCTAA
- a CDS encoding molybdenum cofactor guanylyltransferase: MTAPIGVIILAGGRSSRMGADKAQVRVDGSRLIDVCSHHLPAHWPRVVVSPQDLGLDPAVVPTVSEEPPFGGPVAGIAAGLARLTGVDGADGVDGVDLIAVVAVDAPRSGTLIPRLAEALDAAGPGADAASIVSADGRIQPLCALWRRRALEDALAAVDPRGAPAMALLRRARAAGRLVTVPGDGAETDYDTPEELAALGKVDL; encoded by the coding sequence GTGACCGCCCCCATCGGCGTAATCATCCTCGCCGGCGGCCGCTCCTCCCGCATGGGCGCGGACAAGGCGCAGGTGCGCGTCGACGGCTCCCGGCTTATCGACGTTTGCTCGCACCACCTCCCCGCCCACTGGCCCCGCGTGGTGGTCTCCCCGCAGGACTTGGGCTTGGACCCAGCCGTAGTGCCGACTGTGAGCGAGGAGCCGCCGTTCGGTGGTCCGGTGGCCGGCATCGCAGCGGGCCTTGCACGGCTCACCGGCGTGGACGGTGCGGACGGCGTGGACGGGGTGGACCTCATCGCCGTTGTCGCCGTGGACGCGCCGCGCTCCGGCACCCTGATTCCCCGCCTCGCCGAGGCGCTGGACGCTGCGGGCCCAGGCGCGGACGCCGCCTCGATCGTCTCCGCCGACGGCCGCATCCAACCCCTCTGCGCGCTGTGGCGGCGCAGGGCTCTGGAAGACGCCCTTGCTGCGGTGGATCCCCGCGGTGCCCCGGCCATGGCGCTCCTGCGCCGGGCGCGTGCGGCGGGCAGGCTGGTCACCGTGCCCGGCGACGGCGCGGAGACGGATTACGACACTCCGGAAGAGCTCGCGGCGCTGGGTAAGGTGGACCTGTGA
- the moaC gene encoding cyclic pyranopterin monophosphate synthase MoaC, with the protein MEFTHLNGSGEAYMVDVTAKQPTVREATAQGEVACSPEVMQALRDGTVPKGDVLAVARVAGIAAAKRVPELLPLAHTIGVHGCAVELTLADDHVAIQATVRTADRTGVEMEALTAVSVAALNVIDMVKGVDRTAYIRRMGITAKSGGRSGDWSRELPQ; encoded by the coding sequence ATGGAATTCACGCACCTGAACGGCAGCGGCGAGGCCTACATGGTCGATGTCACGGCGAAACAACCCACCGTCCGCGAGGCCACGGCGCAGGGCGAGGTCGCCTGCTCGCCCGAGGTCATGCAGGCGCTTCGCGATGGCACCGTGCCCAAGGGCGACGTGCTGGCCGTCGCGCGGGTGGCGGGTATCGCGGCCGCCAAGCGCGTGCCCGAGCTGCTCCCCCTCGCCCACACCATCGGGGTCCACGGGTGCGCGGTGGAGCTCACGCTTGCCGACGATCACGTGGCCATCCAAGCCACAGTCCGCACCGCCGACCGCACCGGCGTGGAGATGGAAGCGCTCACCGCCGTGAGCGTCGCTGCCCTCAACGTCATCGACATGGTCAAGGGCGTGGACCGGACCGCTTATATCCGCCGCATGGGCATCACCGCAAAATCCGGCGGCCGCTCCGGCGACTGGTCCCGCGAGCTGCCGCAGTGA
- a CDS encoding DUF418 domain-containing protein — METRQLQPLHRPPQPAPRRPRPQRSATTVRYLAPDVARGMALLGIILANIPTAWLPHYGAEYAEHFGGYSGAPTLAEQLCIVFQAMFVHVRGLPMFSTLLGVGIGMIAVSLAKRGYTPKEARRLMIRRYAWLLALGAVHMALLFSGDIMVTYGCLGIIVAFLLRRSDTALRWIAGVCFALMALGTATPVITFGGDPDLLADKVGTIPVDAPTTGAELLNNLGTVLVSVIATPFFALLLLPPVLVGYIWGRAGVLGNVADHRRELTCWVWVAVTVILLVGLPWGLSAIGVLPYEWEATLHSANVVMGLLTGPGIVAAVALALEPMQRRVEAGAGTPWWLRPFVALGKRSMSGYVGQSLIMVPILLTVPASTLLALTIPQQMWLGVLVWAITLVAACLLELAGQPGPFERLHRRLSYGKQGLRPQISSTSTSGLLLDDASRTATPSQPTSVATMWEPGASGESASARGVVSP, encoded by the coding sequence ATGGAAACGCGCCAGCTCCAACCCCTGCACCGTCCGCCCCAGCCGGCCCCGCGGCGACCCCGGCCGCAGCGCAGCGCCACGACCGTCCGCTATCTCGCCCCCGACGTGGCGCGCGGCATGGCGCTTTTGGGCATCATCTTGGCGAACATCCCCACCGCGTGGCTGCCGCACTACGGCGCGGAATACGCGGAGCACTTCGGCGGGTACAGCGGAGCTCCCACGCTGGCGGAGCAACTGTGCATTGTTTTCCAGGCGATGTTCGTGCACGTGCGCGGGCTGCCGATGTTCTCCACGCTGCTGGGCGTGGGCATCGGCATGATCGCGGTCAGCCTGGCCAAGCGCGGGTACACGCCGAAGGAGGCCCGGCGCCTCATGATCCGGCGCTACGCGTGGCTGCTGGCTTTGGGGGCAGTGCACATGGCGCTGCTGTTCAGCGGCGACATCATGGTCACCTACGGCTGCCTTGGCATCATCGTCGCCTTCCTGCTCAGGCGCAGCGACACGGCGCTGCGGTGGATTGCCGGAGTGTGCTTCGCCCTCATGGCGCTGGGCACCGCAACCCCTGTGATCACGTTTGGGGGTGATCCGGACCTTCTCGCGGACAAAGTGGGCACCATCCCCGTAGACGCGCCCACAACCGGCGCCGAGCTGCTGAACAACCTGGGTACGGTGCTGGTATCTGTCATTGCCACCCCGTTCTTCGCACTGCTGCTGCTCCCGCCGGTGCTGGTCGGCTACATCTGGGGCCGCGCCGGGGTACTGGGCAATGTGGCGGACCACCGCCGCGAGCTCACGTGCTGGGTGTGGGTTGCGGTTACAGTGATCCTCCTGGTCGGCTTGCCGTGGGGCCTGTCCGCGATCGGGGTGCTGCCCTACGAGTGGGAGGCCACGCTGCACTCCGCCAACGTGGTCATGGGCCTGCTCACCGGCCCAGGCATCGTCGCCGCCGTGGCGCTTGCGCTGGAGCCGATGCAGCGCCGCGTGGAGGCTGGAGCGGGCACACCGTGGTGGTTGCGGCCGTTCGTCGCACTCGGAAAGCGCTCGATGAGCGGCTACGTGGGCCAATCCCTCATCATGGTGCCGATCCTGCTCACCGTCCCCGCGTCCACCCTGCTCGCGCTCACCATCCCGCAGCAGATGTGGCTGGGCGTGCTGGTCTGGGCGATCACCCTGGTCGCGGCGTGCCTGCTCGAACTCGCCGGCCAGCCCGGCCCGTTCGAGCGCCTGCACCGCCGCCTCTCCTACGGCAAGCAGGGGTTGCGGCCTCAGATCAGCAGCACGTCCACTTCGGGGCTCTTGCTTGACGACGCTTCCCGGACCGCCACCCCGTCACAACCCACCAGCGTGGCAACCATGTGGGAGCCCGGAGCGAGCGGGGAGAGCGCCTCGGCCCGCGGGGTTGTTTCACCGTAG
- a CDS encoding ABC transporter permease subunit, which produces MPETAQRSTAPTRIQPRVPVAVATLAAVALATIVLPIAALGLRVPWAGLGAIAADPATSEMLRVTLASALLATLLCLLLGLPLALWMQRGRNTAHLARLLVLLPLALPPVVAGLALTALLGNRGALAPLLNATGITFAFAFPGVVAAHTFIALPFVVITLDTALRQLDPEVVDSAHGVGLSPATTIRKVVLPAIRPALVSAAGLAFARSLGEFGTTLTFAGSMPGTTRTMPLGIYLAREIDQDLAYGLAAILVALALATLALSLLPTLLHRDPAPQARETGSIDITGLAELTRPAAEPPAITAGTSTFPAGTVTALIGPNGAGKTTLAGRIAGRLTGLTIAIGGRTLQDDTRTHVPPHQRGVVLLTQNPGLPPTATALTAVEMVAGTDRARELLAAAGRRAWPPGAAPRWCAFPATRWRRSSPRTST; this is translated from the coding sequence ATGCCTGAAACCGCCCAGCGAAGCACCGCACCAACCCGCATTCAGCCGCGGGTGCCGGTTGCCGTCGCGACGCTGGCCGCGGTAGCGCTGGCCACCATCGTGCTGCCCATCGCGGCGCTCGGCCTGCGTGTGCCGTGGGCTGGGCTCGGCGCAATAGCCGCGGACCCCGCCACGAGCGAGATGCTGCGCGTAACGCTCGCGTCCGCGCTCTTGGCCACGCTCCTGTGCTTGCTGCTCGGGCTGCCGCTGGCGCTCTGGATGCAGCGTGGCCGGAACACCGCCCACCTCGCGCGCCTGCTGGTGCTGCTCCCGCTCGCGCTGCCGCCCGTGGTGGCCGGCCTCGCGCTCACAGCACTCCTGGGCAACCGCGGGGCGCTGGCGCCGCTACTCAACGCCACCGGGATCACCTTCGCCTTCGCCTTCCCCGGCGTGGTTGCCGCGCACACCTTCATCGCGCTGCCGTTTGTGGTGATCACCCTGGACACCGCCCTGCGCCAGCTGGATCCGGAGGTGGTTGATTCCGCCCACGGCGTGGGGCTCAGCCCGGCCACCACCATCCGGAAGGTGGTGCTTCCCGCTATCCGCCCCGCGCTGGTTTCCGCGGCGGGGCTCGCGTTCGCGCGCTCACTCGGCGAATTCGGCACAACACTCACGTTCGCGGGATCAATGCCGGGCACCACCCGCACCATGCCGCTTGGCATCTACCTCGCCCGCGAGATAGACCAAGACTTGGCCTACGGCCTCGCGGCAATCCTCGTCGCACTGGCCCTGGCTACCCTCGCCCTGTCGCTCCTCCCGACGCTGCTGCACCGCGACCCCGCGCCCCAAGCCCGCGAAACCGGCAGCATCGACATCACCGGCCTCGCCGAGCTGACCCGCCCCGCCGCGGAACCACCGGCCATCACCGCCGGAACCTCGACATTCCCGGCGGGCACCGTCACCGCCCTCATCGGCCCGAACGGCGCCGGCAAGACCACCCTCGCCGGCCGCATTGCCGGCAGGCTCACCGGTCTGACCATCGCCATCGGCGGGCGCACCCTCCAAGACGACACCCGCACGCACGTCCCGCCGCACCAACGCGGCGTGGTCCTACTCACCCAGAACCCGGGCCTGCCGCCCACCGCCACGGCGCTCACCGCGGTCGAGATGGTCGCGGGCACCGACCGCGCACGCGAACTCCTCGCCGCGGCGGGCCGCAGGGCCTGGCCACCTGGCGCGGCACCCCGGTGGTGTGCCTTCCCGGCAACCCGGTGGCGGCGTTCGTCTCCGCGCACCTCTACCTGA
- the modA gene encoding molybdate ABC transporter substrate-binding protein: protein MNNTQRTAAALAAAAGLAACGAPAPQDLTVFGAASTRVLNEDLQALSDPELVFVNAGSADLLQQLAAGAPGDVLITADAPTMERAVAAGVAENPRVVATNTLVLVVPKGNPAGIARVEDAAGPGVSLVICDAQVPCGALTRTLAAANNLQLNPVSLEHSVTDTLGKVVSAEADAGFVYATDAAAAGDAVEVIEIPHAAEHRNELVAAIATTTDDRAAAEAFVELLLSDAARNIWSSHGFTPAG, encoded by the coding sequence GTGAACAACACCCAGCGCACCGCTGCCGCGCTCGCAGCCGCCGCCGGCCTCGCTGCCTGCGGCGCACCGGCGCCGCAGGACTTGACGGTGTTCGGGGCGGCGTCGACACGCGTGCTCAACGAGGACCTGCAGGCTCTATCGGACCCGGAGCTGGTGTTTGTCAACGCCGGCTCGGCTGACCTGCTGCAGCAGCTCGCGGCGGGCGCACCCGGCGATGTCCTCATCACCGCGGACGCCCCCACCATGGAAAGGGCCGTCGCAGCCGGCGTAGCCGAGAACCCGCGGGTGGTTGCAACGAACACGCTGGTCTTGGTGGTACCGAAGGGCAACCCGGCCGGCATCGCCCGGGTGGAGGACGCAGCCGGCCCCGGCGTGAGCCTGGTGATCTGCGATGCGCAGGTCCCCTGCGGCGCCCTGACCCGCACGCTGGCGGCCGCGAACAACCTGCAGCTCAATCCGGTCTCGCTGGAACACAGCGTGACAGACACCCTGGGCAAGGTGGTTTCTGCTGAAGCGGACGCGGGCTTCGTCTACGCCACTGACGCGGCCGCCGCCGGCGACGCCGTCGAGGTCATCGAGATCCCCCACGCCGCCGAGCATCGCAACGAACTGGTTGCCGCCATAGCCACCACCACCGACGACCGCGCCGCCGCCGAGGCCTTCGTGGAGCTGTTGCTTTCCGACGCCGCCCGCAACATCTGGTCCTCCCACGGCTTCACCCCGGCTGGCTAA
- a CDS encoding molybdenum cofactor guanylyltransferase: MTSPIGVIILAGGRSSRMGADKAQVRVDGSRLIDVCSHHLPAHWPRVVVSPQNLDLDPAVAPTVSEDPPFGGPVAGIAAGLARLTGVDGADGVDGVDLIAVVAVDAPRSGTLIPRLAEALDAAGPGADAASIVSADGRIQPLCALWRRRALEDALAAVDPRGAPAMALLRRARAAGRLVTVPGDGAETDYDTPEELAALGRVDL, encoded by the coding sequence GTGACCTCCCCCATCGGCGTAATCATCCTCGCCGGCGGCCGCTCCTCCCGCATGGGCGCGGACAAGGCGCAGGTGCGCGTCGACGGCTCCCGGCTTATCGACGTTTGCTCGCACCACCTCCCCGCCCACTGGCCCCGCGTGGTGGTCTCCCCGCAGAACTTGGACCTGGACCCGGCCGTAGCGCCCACCGTGAGCGAAGACCCGCCGTTCGGCGGGCCGGTGGCCGGCATCGCCGCGGGCCTTGCACGGCTCACCGGCGTGGACGGTGCGGACGGCGTGGACGGGGTGGACCTCATCGCCGTTGTCGCCGTGGACGCGCCGCGCTCCGGCACCCTGATTCCCCGCCTCGCCGAGGCGCTGGACGCTGCGGGCCCAGGCGCGGACGCCGCCTCGATCGTCTCCGCCGACGGCCGCATCCAACCCCTCTGCGCGCTGTGGCGGCGCAGGGCTCTGGAAGACGCCCTTGCTGCGGTGGATCCCCGCGGCGCCCCGGCCATGGCGCTCCTGCGCCGGGCGCGTGCGGCGGGCAGGCTGGTCACCGTGCCCGGCGACGGCGCGGAGACGGATTACGACACTCCGGAGGAGCTCGCGGCGCTGGGTAGGGTGGACCTGTGA
- the glp gene encoding gephyrin-like molybdotransferase Glp gives MTPRSIAEHTAPRTIAEHAAAVLALAGLARPGTQRLPLFDAAGLHLAADVPARFAVPPFDNAAMDGFAVHASDVAGATGDTAAGTPVTLPVAGDIPAGAHAESCPPGNAVRVMTGAPVPPGSDIVVIPVEQTDIPRGPVPLPAEVTIQDVQAGRDHIRRAGSNVGVGGIVARQGALVDAGTLAALVATGVREVKVTARPQVAVISTGDELVPWPGEIQGAQIPNSNLPMLAAIARAAGAEVTQLHARDGAAEFRSLLGSACAEHNLVVTSGGVSAGAFDVVREVLEGTDAAGSSDGAAWFGHVAQRPGGPQGLATWRGTPVVCLPGNPVAAFVSAHLYLAPLIRAAAGETRGLLPHERPRVRASVAPDFPRPKPGTTLLVPVRLDYGETTPRAEALSPLAPGSHMVATLVGCDGVAVREASSSMGPEVDVLLI, from the coding sequence GTGACCCCGCGCTCCATTGCCGAGCACACAGCCCCGCGCACCATCGCCGAGCACGCCGCCGCGGTCCTCGCCCTCGCCGGCCTCGCCCGCCCCGGCACGCAGCGCCTCCCGCTTTTCGACGCCGCAGGCCTCCACCTCGCCGCCGACGTGCCAGCACGCTTCGCTGTGCCACCCTTCGACAACGCCGCGATGGACGGCTTCGCTGTCCATGCGTCTGATGTCGCCGGAGCGACTGGCGACACCGCCGCAGGTACACCGGTCACCCTCCCCGTCGCCGGCGACATTCCCGCCGGCGCGCATGCGGAATCGTGCCCGCCGGGCAACGCGGTCCGCGTGATGACGGGCGCGCCCGTCCCACCCGGAAGCGACATCGTGGTCATCCCTGTCGAGCAGACTGACATCCCCCGCGGCCCCGTGCCGCTGCCTGCGGAAGTCACTATCCAGGACGTACAGGCCGGTCGGGACCACATCCGGCGGGCGGGGTCGAACGTGGGGGTTGGGGGGATCGTCGCAAGGCAAGGTGCCCTTGTGGATGCCGGCACCCTCGCCGCGCTGGTAGCTACCGGCGTGCGGGAGGTGAAGGTGACGGCGAGACCGCAGGTGGCCGTGATCTCGACCGGGGACGAGCTCGTCCCCTGGCCCGGCGAGATCCAGGGCGCGCAAATCCCGAACTCGAACCTGCCCATGCTGGCCGCCATCGCCCGGGCTGCGGGCGCGGAGGTCACCCAGCTGCACGCCCGCGACGGCGCGGCAGAGTTCCGTTCGCTTTTGGGCAGCGCCTGCGCGGAGCACAACTTGGTTGTCACCTCCGGCGGGGTGAGCGCCGGCGCGTTCGACGTGGTCCGGGAGGTGCTTGAGGGTACAGACGCGGCGGGCAGCTCCGACGGCGCAGCCTGGTTCGGCCACGTCGCGCAACGCCCCGGCGGCCCGCAAGGTCTGGCAACGTGGCGCGGCACCCCGGTGGTGTGCCTTCCCGGCAACCCGGTGGCGGCGTTCGTCTCCGCGCACCTCTACCTCGCCCCGCTTATCCGCGCCGCCGCGGGCGAGACTCGCGGCCTGCTCCCCCACGAGCGCCCGCGAGTGCGCGCCAGCGTCGCCCCCGACTTCCCTCGGCCCAAGCCCGGCACCACCCTCCTCGTGCCGGTGCGGCTGGACTACGGTGAAACAACCCCGCGGGCCGAGGCGCTCTCCCCGCTCGCTCCGGGCTCCCACATGGTTGCCACGCTGGTGGGTTGTGACGGGGTGGCGGTCCGGGAAGCGTCGTCAAGCATGGGCCCCGAAGTGGACGTGCTGCTGATCTGA
- the moaA gene encoding GTP 3',8-cyclase MoaA, producing the protein MAPKAPSTLVDSYGRTARDLRVSLTDRCNLRCTYCMPADGLEWLPTEHTLDDGEVIRLIRIAVEQLGIRQVRFTGGEPLLRRSLEDIVRATKGLRADDGLNPTTALTTNALGLDRRAAGLAAAGLDRINISLDTVDREQYAALTRRDRLPDVIAGIDAALAAGLTPVKINAVVMPGVNEDAVCDLADFALVRGLELRFIEQMPLGPREKWDRTNMVTAEEILGRLKERFDLSPAAEPRGAAPAARWDIADPATGRRGRVGIIASVTHPFCGACDRTRLTTDGAVRSCLFSAAADEVSLRDAMRAGASDDELAALWAGAMWAKKPGHGIDDPGFLKPERLMSEIGG; encoded by the coding sequence ATGGCTCCGAAGGCACCATCCACCCTCGTTGACTCGTACGGCCGCACCGCGCGCGACCTGCGCGTCAGCCTCACGGACCGCTGCAACCTCCGCTGCACGTACTGCATGCCCGCAGACGGACTGGAGTGGCTGCCCACGGAGCACACGCTTGACGACGGCGAGGTGATCCGCCTCATCCGCATCGCCGTGGAACAGCTGGGCATCCGCCAAGTCCGCTTCACCGGCGGCGAGCCGCTTTTGCGCCGCTCCCTCGAGGACATCGTTCGGGCGACGAAGGGCTTGCGTGCCGACGACGGCTTGAACCCAACCACCGCGCTCACCACCAATGCGCTGGGGTTAGACCGCCGCGCTGCCGGTTTGGCCGCCGCTGGGTTGGACCGCATCAACATCTCCTTGGACACCGTGGACCGCGAGCAGTACGCGGCACTGACCCGGCGCGACCGGCTCCCCGATGTGATTGCGGGCATCGATGCCGCGCTGGCCGCGGGGCTCACGCCTGTGAAAATCAACGCCGTGGTGATGCCGGGTGTGAATGAGGACGCGGTGTGCGACCTGGCAGACTTCGCCCTTGTCCGCGGCCTGGAGCTGCGGTTCATCGAGCAGATGCCGCTTGGCCCCCGCGAGAAGTGGGACCGCACGAACATGGTCACCGCTGAGGAGATCCTGGGACGGTTGAAGGAACGTTTCGACCTCTCCCCGGCCGCCGAGCCACGCGGTGCCGCTCCCGCCGCACGCTGGGACATCGCAGACCCCGCGACCGGCCGCCGCGGCCGCGTGGGCATCATCGCATCTGTTACCCACCCTTTTTGCGGCGCGTGCGACCGCACCCGCCTGACCACCGACGGCGCCGTGCGCTCCTGCCTCTTCTCCGCCGCCGCGGACGAGGTCTCCCTCCGCGACGCCATGCGCGCCGGCGCGAGCGACGATGAACTCGCTGCACTGTGGGCGGGCGCGATGTGGGCGAAAAAGCCCGGCCACGGCATCGACGATCCGGGGTTCTTGAAACCGGAACGCCTGATGAGCGAGATCGGCGGCTAA
- a CDS encoding long-chain fatty-acid--CoA ligase — protein MLSTMQEVPFSVARILEYGSTTHGQTKCTTWRTGGAEETTFATIGARAGAFANALHDELGIDGDQRVATFLYNCSEHVEVMFAVAAKGAVFTPLNIQLMEDQIAYIVNHSEAKVIVADPRLAEKLGRVLERCPQVVAVAFTGLEPVEKLAQALPANVDTRSYEQLLDGRSTIFAWPTLPETTAAALVYSTATTGAPKGVAYSHRSLWLEAMSLRATDSLAVAHGESFLCCIPIYHVLSWGVPFAAFLAGTPLVLPDSDVSAPTLAKLIASTHPRVAHGVPTLWIQLMVHYLHNPPERMSLQEIYVGGSPAPPGLIKVWEERYGVDVVHVWGMTETSTVGTVSRPPSGAAGEARWAYRVSQGRFAPWLEYRVVNDGRVMAANDLTQGEIQVRGNLVAKEYYHSPTQEAGQLASEFRGESITDEREHFTADGWLRTGDVGTVTHDGFMTLYDRARDVIRSGGEWIYSAQVENLIMESDMVIECAVIGIPDKKWGERPLAVTVLHPEFEPTEETAAALRSGLADVLPRWMAPEYWTFVRSIDKTSVGKFDKKDLRKHLKRDEFDIIALPGPGNRSRKVEPEGAAEASSPAQAPEGAAD, from the coding sequence ATGCTTTCAACGATGCAGGAGGTGCCGTTTTCCGTCGCCAGGATCCTGGAGTACGGGTCCACCACGCACGGTCAAACCAAGTGCACCACCTGGCGCACTGGCGGGGCGGAAGAGACCACGTTTGCCACCATCGGCGCACGTGCGGGGGCTTTCGCGAACGCGCTGCACGATGAGTTGGGCATTGACGGGGACCAGCGCGTAGCCACGTTCCTCTACAACTGCTCCGAGCACGTGGAGGTGATGTTCGCCGTCGCGGCCAAGGGCGCCGTGTTCACGCCGCTGAACATCCAGTTGATGGAGGACCAGATCGCCTACATCGTCAACCACTCCGAGGCGAAGGTGATCGTGGCGGATCCTCGTCTGGCAGAGAAGCTGGGCCGTGTGCTCGAGCGCTGCCCCCAAGTTGTAGCGGTGGCGTTCACCGGCTTGGAGCCGGTGGAAAAACTAGCGCAGGCGCTTCCGGCAAACGTCGATACGCGCAGCTATGAGCAGCTGCTGGACGGGCGCTCCACGATTTTCGCCTGGCCCACCCTGCCGGAAACCACCGCGGCGGCGCTGGTGTACTCCACCGCGACCACGGGCGCGCCGAAGGGTGTGGCCTACTCGCACCGCTCCCTGTGGCTCGAGGCGATGAGTCTGCGCGCGACGGATTCGCTGGCGGTAGCGCACGGCGAGTCTTTCCTGTGCTGCATTCCCATCTACCACGTGCTCAGCTGGGGCGTGCCATTCGCGGCGTTCCTCGCGGGCACCCCGCTCGTGCTCCCGGATTCGGACGTGTCTGCGCCGACGCTGGCCAAACTCATCGCTTCCACCCACCCGCGTGTGGCGCACGGCGTGCCCACGCTGTGGATCCAGCTCATGGTGCACTACCTGCACAACCCGCCGGAACGCATGAGTCTCCAAGAGATTTACGTCGGCGGCTCCCCTGCCCCGCCCGGCTTGATCAAAGTGTGGGAGGAACGCTACGGCGTGGATGTGGTGCACGTGTGGGGCATGACCGAGACCTCCACCGTGGGCACCGTGTCCAGGCCCCCGTCGGGCGCTGCAGGTGAGGCGCGCTGGGCGTACCGCGTGTCCCAGGGCCGTTTCGCCCCCTGGCTGGAATACCGCGTGGTCAACGACGGACGCGTGATGGCTGCGAACGACCTCACCCAGGGCGAGATCCAGGTCCGCGGCAACCTGGTGGCCAAGGAGTACTACCACTCCCCCACGCAGGAAGCGGGCCAGTTGGCCAGCGAGTTCAGGGGTGAATCCATCACGGACGAGCGGGAGCACTTCACCGCGGACGGCTGGCTGCGAACCGGCGACGTGGGCACCGTGACGCACGACGGGTTCATGACGCTCTACGACCGCGCCCGCGACGTCATCCGCTCCGGCGGCGAGTGGATTTACTCTGCGCAGGTGGAAAACCTCATCATGGAGTCCGACATGGTGATCGAGTGCGCCGTGATCGGCATTCCGGACAAAAAGTGGGGAGAGCGCCCGCTGGCTGTGACTGTGCTGCACCCGGAGTTCGAGCCGACGGAGGAGACTGCGGCGGCGCTCCGCTCCGGCTTGGCGGATGTGCTGCCGCGCTGGATGGCACCGGAGTACTGGACGTTCGTGCGCTCCATCGACAAGACCAGCGTGGGCAAGTTTGACAAGAAGGACCTGCGCAAGCATCTCAAGCGCGACGAGTTCGACATCATCGCCCTGCCGGGCCCGGGCAACCGCTCGCGGAAGGTGGAGCCGGAGGGGGCCGCGGAGGCCTCCTCCCCTGCGCAGGCGCCGGAGGGGGCCGCGGACTAA